One segment of Theobroma cacao cultivar B97-61/B2 chromosome 9, Criollo_cocoa_genome_V2, whole genome shotgun sequence DNA contains the following:
- the LOC18590873 gene encoding uncharacterized protein LOC18590873, which yields MISVLAQERLLGAALGSALTGIVVFEQRKRIYESISDHQSQLASQSQMKEPIFGKKSRSEFALLWNKAVDHIFVPVIESISSRGW from the exons ATGATCAGCGTTCTCGCTCAG GAGCGGTTGCTTGGTGCTGCACTAGGAAGCGCGTTGACGGGGATCGTAGTATTCGAGCAACGAAAACGCATCTACGAATCTATTTCGGATCACCAATCTCAACTCGCTTCTCAATCTCAG ATGAAAGAGCCCATATTTGGAAAGAAATCTCGCTCAGAGTTTGCACTTCTATGGAACAAAGCTGTGGACCATATATTTGTGCCAGTAATTGAGTCCATTAGTTCACGTGGATGGTAG
- the LOC18590872 gene encoding probable leucine-rich repeat receptor-like protein kinase At5g49770 isoform X2, whose amino-acid sequence MGVCQLLSTRRCECCFPLSKSRNRRIAASVGGENGVPTLTPLQAGDKKPRKQTIAAIIGGASAALLVVIILVLVYICLMRVKRLMRRTSETASSMPSPTVELGRVNTSHYADAPSPQNLRQLTMSELEHATQNFSQSNIIGEGRFGLVYKGLLQDGAIVAIKRCLNTRHHCFLHEVKQIAQVNHKHLVKLVGYCGNSHQQFLVYDYIPNGNVGNHLYDSEGSPTGKLNMRQRLLIALGAAKGLEYLHSLAPPLLHMHFKSSNVLLDENITAKVSNYGLSKLVSEDRLHASSSAIDCFLDPELYSSKKFSVQSDVYSFGVFLLELASGREAHCRDQSNPEPSLIMQAMENNNLVEFVDETLGDKSMSGAKQVVELALQCLDISPRRPSMKRIVQDLERIQEKEIGRLHLELGEEIGAVTLGSELFK is encoded by the exons ATGGGCGTATGTCAATTGTTATCAACCAGAAGATGTGAATGTTGTTTCCCT CTCTCTAAATCAAGAAACAGAAGGATTGCAGCTTCAGTTGGTGGGGAAAATGGTGTTCCAACACTCACACCTTTGCAAGCAGGTGATAAGAAACCAAGAAAACAGACAATTGCTGCCATAATTGGTGGTGCTAGTGCAGCTCTGCTTGTGGTGATCATTCTGGTGCTTGTGTATATCTGCTTGATGCGTGTTAAAAGACTCATGAGGAGAACATCTGAGACAGCATCTTCCATGCCATCTCCTACTG TTGAGTTGGGAAGAGTTAACACTTCGCACTATGCTGATGCTCCATCTCCTCAAAATTTAAGGCAACTAACAATGTCAGAGCTGGAACATGCTACTCAGAACTTCAGTCAAAGTAATATCATTGGTGAAGGTCGATTTGGTTTAGTCTATAAAGGACTACTTCAAGATGGAGCTATTGTTGCCATCAAAAGATGCCTAAACACCCGGCATCATTGTTTTCTTCATGAG GTAAAGCAAATAGCTCAAGTAAACCACAAGCATCTTGTCAAGCTTGTTGGTTACTGTGGTAATAGCCACCAGCAGTTTCTTGTCTATGATTATATCCCTAATGGAAATGTTGGAAATCACCTATATG ATAGTGAAGGTTCACCTACTGGAAAACTAAACATGAGGCAGAGGTTATTAATTGCTCTAGGTGCAGCCAAAG GACTTGAATATCTTCACAGTTTGGCTCCTCCTCTCCTGCACATGCATTTCAAAAGTAGCAATGTTCTTCTAGATGAAAACATTACAGCCAAGGTTTCTAATTATGGGTTGTCCAAGTTGGTATCGGAGGATCGTCTCCACGCATCATCTTCAGCCATTGACTGCTTTCTTGACCCAGA GTTGTAttcatcaaagaaattttcagTGCAAAGCGATGTTTACAGCTTTGGGGTCTTCTTGCTGGAGTTGGCTAGTGGACGCGAAGCACATTGCAGAGATCAGTCAAACCCAGAACCAAGTTTGATAATGCAG GCCATGGAGAACAACAATCTTGTCGAGTTTGTTGATGAGACCTTAGGGGACAAATCAATGAGCGGTGCAAAACAGGTGGTGGAGTTGGCATTACAGTGCTTGGATATTAGTCCTAGAAGACCATCCATGAAAAGAATCGTCCAAGACCTAGAACGGATTCAGGAGAAAGAGATTGGTCGTTTGCATTTGGAATTGGGAGAGGAGATTGGTGCAGTAACACTGGGGAGCGAGCTCTTCAAATGA
- the LOC18590872 gene encoding probable serine/threonine-protein kinase NAK isoform X1, producing MLLFWWQRLPLLLLVQLLEPNYLSYKLHTDGLLICKSTAPSPQQTSSRFGRFPCLRTWAYVNCYQPEDVNVVSLIPGISYISLPSRLIQFFSFAPNFIPSNSPIQSQEKLSKSRNRRIAASVGGENGVPTLTPLQAGDKKPRKQTIAAIIGGASAALLVVIILVLVYICLMRVKRLMRRTSETASSMPSPTVELGRVNTSHYADAPSPQNLRQLTMSELEHATQNFSQSNIIGEGRFGLVYKGLLQDGAIVAIKRCLNTRHHCFLHEVKQIAQVNHKHLVKLVGYCGNSHQQFLVYDYIPNGNVGNHLYDSEGSPTGKLNMRQRLLIALGAAKGLEYLHSLAPPLLHMHFKSSNVLLDENITAKVSNYGLSKLVSEDRLHASSSAIDCFLDPELYSSKKFSVQSDVYSFGVFLLELASGREAHCRDQSNPEPSLIMQAMENNNLVEFVDETLGDKSMSGAKQVVELALQCLDISPRRPSMKRIVQDLERIQEKEIGRLHLELGEEIGAVTLGSELFK from the exons ATGCTCTTGTTCTGGTGGCAGCGGCTGCCACTGCTTTTACTGGTTCAACTTTTGGAACCCAACTATCTAAGTTACAAGCTCCACA CTGACGGTTTACTCATTTGCAAGAGCACAGCTCCTAGTCCTCAACAAACCAGTAGTAGATTTGGGAGGTTTCCCTGCCTGAGGACATGGGCGTATGTCAATTGTTATCAACCAGAAGATGTGAATGTTGTTTCCCT GATTCCTGGAATCTCTTACATCTCTCTTCCAAGTAGATTAATTCAGTTCTTCTCTTTTGCTCCAAATTTCATCCCCTCGAACTCTCCAATTCAATCCCAAGAGAAGCTCTCTAAATCAAGAAACAGAAGGATTGCAGCTTCAGTTGGTGGGGAAAATGGTGTTCCAACACTCACACCTTTGCAAGCAGGTGATAAGAAACCAAGAAAACAGACAATTGCTGCCATAATTGGTGGTGCTAGTGCAGCTCTGCTTGTGGTGATCATTCTGGTGCTTGTGTATATCTGCTTGATGCGTGTTAAAAGACTCATGAGGAGAACATCTGAGACAGCATCTTCCATGCCATCTCCTACTG TTGAGTTGGGAAGAGTTAACACTTCGCACTATGCTGATGCTCCATCTCCTCAAAATTTAAGGCAACTAACAATGTCAGAGCTGGAACATGCTACTCAGAACTTCAGTCAAAGTAATATCATTGGTGAAGGTCGATTTGGTTTAGTCTATAAAGGACTACTTCAAGATGGAGCTATTGTTGCCATCAAAAGATGCCTAAACACCCGGCATCATTGTTTTCTTCATGAG GTAAAGCAAATAGCTCAAGTAAACCACAAGCATCTTGTCAAGCTTGTTGGTTACTGTGGTAATAGCCACCAGCAGTTTCTTGTCTATGATTATATCCCTAATGGAAATGTTGGAAATCACCTATATG ATAGTGAAGGTTCACCTACTGGAAAACTAAACATGAGGCAGAGGTTATTAATTGCTCTAGGTGCAGCCAAAG GACTTGAATATCTTCACAGTTTGGCTCCTCCTCTCCTGCACATGCATTTCAAAAGTAGCAATGTTCTTCTAGATGAAAACATTACAGCCAAGGTTTCTAATTATGGGTTGTCCAAGTTGGTATCGGAGGATCGTCTCCACGCATCATCTTCAGCCATTGACTGCTTTCTTGACCCAGA GTTGTAttcatcaaagaaattttcagTGCAAAGCGATGTTTACAGCTTTGGGGTCTTCTTGCTGGAGTTGGCTAGTGGACGCGAAGCACATTGCAGAGATCAGTCAAACCCAGAACCAAGTTTGATAATGCAG GCCATGGAGAACAACAATCTTGTCGAGTTTGTTGATGAGACCTTAGGGGACAAATCAATGAGCGGTGCAAAACAGGTGGTGGAGTTGGCATTACAGTGCTTGGATATTAGTCCTAGAAGACCATCCATGAAAAGAATCGTCCAAGACCTAGAACGGATTCAGGAGAAAGAGATTGGTCGTTTGCATTTGGAATTGGGAGAGGAGATTGGTGCAGTAACACTGGGGAGCGAGCTCTTCAAATGA
- the LOC18590875 gene encoding uncharacterized protein LOC18590875 produces the protein MSPFASCLLLLLSSLALVSLARAQDRAPHGIAYENPMAFSPSAYEFFHPKTREPDTQNPCAASNCSPLPMAAQVDTAKALEESKVSTQQISGHRLGAGGIAGVVFGLAFAVLLAMGAYYVLTTRRANANRANSVQPDA, from the coding sequence atGAGTCCATTTGCTTCTTGCTTGCTTCTCTTATTATCTTCTCTAGCTCTGGTCTCCCTCGCCAGGGCTCAAGACAGAGCTCCCCATGGCATTGCTTACGAGAACCCCATGGCTTTCTCCCCATCAGCATATGAATTCTTCCATCCGAAAACCCGAGAGCCAGACACCCAAAACCCCTGCGCAGCCTCTAATTGCTCACCATTGCCCATGGCAGCTCAAGTTGACACTGCAAAAGCACTGGAAGAAAGCAAGGTTTCGACACAGCAGATATCTGGGCATCGACTGGGAGCTGGTGGGATTGCTGGCGTTGTTTTTGGTCTGGCATTTGCAGTGCTTTTGGCAATGGGTGCTTACTATGTGCTGACCACCCGTCGAGCTAATGCTAACCGAGCAAACTCTGTTCAACCCGATGCCTGA
- the LOC18590871 gene encoding signal peptidase complex subunit 3B — protein MHSFGYRLNALLTFAVTILALMCAMGSLSDNVNTPSPSAEIQIMNINWFQKQPQGNDEVSLTMNISADLQSLFTWNTKQVFIFVAAEYETPKNSLNQVSLWDAIIPAKEHAKFWIHTSNKYRFVDQGNNLRGKKFNLTLHWHVMPKTGKMFADKLVMTGYSLPEEYR, from the exons ATGCATTCATTTGGGTACAGATTAAATGCTCTGCTAACATTTGCTGTGACAATTCTGGCACTAATGTGCGCCATGGGGTCTCTCTCAGACAACGTCAACACTCCCTCTCCCTCTGCAGAAATCCAG ATTATGAACATTAATTGGTTCCAGAAGCAGCCGCAGGGGAATGATGAG GTCAGCTTGACAATGAACATATCAGCTGATTTGCAGTCATTGTTTACATGGAACACGAAACAG GTCTTCATATTTGTAGCAGCTGAGTACGAAACCCCAAAGAATTCGTTGAATCAG GTGTCACTTTGGGATGCCATAATACCCGCCAAAGAGCATGCAAAGTTTTGGATCCACACCTCAAACAAATATCGTTTTGTTGATCAG GGAAACAATCTCCGTGgcaaaaaattcaacttgaCATTGCATTGGCATGTTATGCCTAAGACTGGAAAGATGTTTGCCGACAAATTAGTCATGACGGGTTATAGTTTGCCAGAGGAATATAGATAA